The following proteins come from a genomic window of Lolium rigidum isolate FL_2022 chromosome 5, APGP_CSIRO_Lrig_0.1, whole genome shotgun sequence:
- the LOC124657437 gene encoding eukaryotic translation initiation factor 5B-like: MEAVSAAAAADMVDLNTLSRRELQALCKLNGVRANMTNLAMVEALHSLPSVDGIDQIGTTLCLPTPGKSAVKSVLRTAAPSDQQQQGSPLPRGRRVSVKSPEAIRMDAEGEEDETKRDLVREIVRTPGVALRSTSRRPRATPAPLPTPAAGTLRRSQRSTVRKATAPVEEVVVSTAKRSTRRTGIPKVAIDFDQEEEDASVTKCVTSDEKCGDPEEEEVTKLPEENTKGDEPEQEEEGAAAIEEEEKLVNPEKSAPLSAMEDSPILGVLSKLASEPNMNNVANSSTEAREVLCNWSPVRGIADGINNSSEDKEDAAVEVLGEAVEEDAFNSTVEAAASPNKIATAAMTEKEIAVVEINNSNEDKEDVAVEVPGEAVEEDAFNSTVEAAAAPSKIVTAAMSEKEIAVDESPEEYVLVGESSEEADLTDQSSEVDNLDQDEADLTEQSSEVIDQDDAGLTEQSSEVDDLDQDEEDMLKADRTIDEESDETIEVAAVPNKMDPAAVTEMEVAVDEVPQADLTDDESADEYDQDGESSEGADLSEESSDVDMLKADQTVDEESDDTIEVSGSIDVNFDSDEEEEQLKMPGTGEETDEVEESDSLSGDEDDFSGDLSSEFDDVLNFSDAEAESDSSPVALKGIDAAAAASSAAKTVESVITEETEVSSEGDAVSQHVDTTVESLDKVAATEKKEECAKEKKQLKVGKEMSLRKLKSAYKESLITEETEVSSEGDVVSQHVDTIIESLDKVAATKKKEECAKEKKQLKVGKEMSLRKLKSAYKESLIAAKEGKKLTIATNDGSRVALAELDDNADC; this comes from the exons ATGGAGGCGgtttcagcggcggcggcggcggacatggTGGACCTGAACACCCTCTCGCGCCGCGAGCTCCAGGCACTCTGCAAGCTCAACGGCGTCCGCGCCAACATGACCAACCTCGCCATGGTCGAGGCCCTCCACTCCCTCCCCTCC GTGGACGGGATCGACCAGATCGGCACTACGCTCTGCCTCCCGACCCCCGGCAAGTCGGCGGTGAAGTCCGTCCTGAGGACCGCGGCGCCGTCGGACCAGCAGCAGCAAGGGAGCCCGCTCCCGCGTGGCCGCCGCGTGTCGGTCAAGTCGCCCGAGGCCATCAGGATGGACGccgagggagaggaggacgagaCGAAGCGGGACCTCGTCAGGGAGATCGTGCGGACCCCCGGCGTCGCGCTGCGCAGCACCAGCCGCCGCCCGCGGGCCACGCCCGCGCCGCTCCCGACTCCGGCTGCGGGCACCCTGCGAAGGAGCCAGAGGTCGACGGTTCGGAAGGCCACGGCGCCGGTGGAGGAGGTCGTGGTGTCCACTGCGAAGCGATCGACGAGGAGGACGGGGATACCGAAGGTGGCGAttgattttgaccaggaagaggaGGATGCGTCGGTGACCAAAT GTGTTACTTCTGACGAGAAATGTGGTGACCCTGAGGAGGAGGAAGTTACAAAGCTTCCGGAAGAAAACACCAAAGGGGATGAAccagagcaggaagaggagg GAGCTGCTGCAAttgaggaagaagagaagcttGTGAATCCTGAGAAGTCTGCTCCCCTGTCAGCCATGGAGGATTCACCAATATTAGGTGTCCTTTCCAAGTTGGCATCTGAACCAAACATGAACAACGTTGCAAATAGCTCGACTGAAGCTCGTGAGGTTCTTTGCAATTGGTCACCTGTGCGGGGGATAGCTGATGGGATCAACAATTCCAGTGAAGATAAAGAAGATGCTGCTGTTGAAGTGCTAGGAGAAGCCGTCGAGGAAGATGCCTTCAATTCCACCGTTGAGGCTGCTGCTTCACCTAACAAGATTGCCACAGCTGCTATGACTGAGAAGGAAATAGCTGTTGTTGAGATCAACAATTCCAATGAAGATAAGGAAGATGTTGCTGTTGAAGTGCCAGGAGAAGCCGTCGAGGAAGATGCCTTCAATTCCACCGTTGAGGCTGCTGCTGCACCTAGCAAGATTGTCACAGCTGCTATGTCTGAGAAGGAAATCGCTGTTGATGAGAGTCCTGAGGAATATGTTCTTGTTGGAGAGAGCAGCGAGGAAGCTGACCTCACCGATCAGAGCAGTGAGGTGGATaatcttgatcaagatgaagctgacCTCACCGAGCAGAGCAGCGAGGTGATCGATCAAGATGATGCTGGCCTCACCGAGCAGAGCAGCGAGGTGGATGATCTCGATCAAGATGAGGAGGATATGCTGAAGGCTGACCGAACAATCGATGAAGAGAGTGATGAGACCATTGAGGTTGCTGCTGTACCTAACAAGATGGACCCAGCTGCTGTGACTGAGATGGAAGTCGCTGTTGATGAGGTGCCACAGGCTGATCTGACGGACGATGAGAGTGCTGATGAATATGATCAAGATGGGGAGAGCAGCGAGGGAGCTGACCTCAGTGAGGAGAGTAGCGACGTGGATATGCTAAAGGCTGACCAGACAGTGGATGAAGAGAGTGATGATACCATTGAGGTGAGCGGCTCCATTGACGTGAACTTTGAttcagatgaagaggaggagcagcTCAAGATGCCTGGGACAGGCGAAGAGACAGATGAAGTTGAGGAGAGCGACTCACTTTCTGGAGATGAAGATGATTTCAGCGGTGATCTGTCATCAGAGTTTGACGATGTCTTGAATTTCAGTGATGCTGAAGCTGAAAGCGACAGCTCTCCTGTGGCGCTGAAGGGAatcgatgctgctgctgctgcctcatcTGCAGCCAAGACCGTCGAATCTGTCATTACTGAAGAGACAGAAGTATCCAGCGAGGGGGATGCGGTTTCTCAACACGTTGACACCACTGTCGAGTCCCTGGATAAGGTCGCCGCCACCGAGAAGAAAGAAGAGTGCGCAAAGGAGAAGAAGCAGCTGAAAGTTGGGAAGGAAATGAGCCTAAGAAAGCTGAAGAGCGCTTACAAGGAGAGCCTCATTACTGAAGAGACAGAAGTATCCAGCGAGGGGGATGTGGTTTCTCAACACGTTGACACCATTATCGAGTCCCTGGATAAGGTCGCCGCCACCAAGAAGAAAGAAGAGTGCGCAAAGGAGAAGAAGCAGCTGAAAGTTGGGAAGGAAATGAGCCTAAGAAAACTGAAGAGCGCTTACAAGGAGAGCCTCATTGCTGCCAAG GAAGGGAAGAAGCTGACCATCGCCACCAACGATGGCAGCAGGGTGGCGCTTGCAGAGCTGGACGACAATGCCGATTGCTGA
- the LOC124654871 gene encoding ribosomal RNA processing protein 36 homolog — MRGRTSHRGAAPTTSAAAASTSSKRDPASASEESGDEEAKPKPSRFPRKPPPRESGEPSSSSESESDSDSLAERERELERVLADVPFGELQRARADGSLAARGGSAAAAAQKKARRESRKRPMEISTNVRPPRLREVIQVPKKVVRDPRFEPVYGDVDKEGFRKRYNFLFDKELPAEKEKLQKSMKKLKDPNAIEEVKSQITWIDKQLRSNPQKNVESEILRGHIKKEREAAKAGKQPYYLKKSEIRQRKLMDKYNELKEMGKLDAFIEKRRKKNASKDHRYMPYRRDGGGA; from the exons atgagaGGCCGCACCAGCCACCGCGGGGCCGCTcccaccacctccgccgccgcagcctcgaCTTCCAGCAAGCGCGACCCCGCCTCAGCCTCCGAGGAATCGGGCGACGAGGAGGCAAAGCCCAAGCCCTCGCGTTTTCCCCGCAAACCGCCGCCGCGCGAATCCGGAGAACCTTCCTCGTCGTCTGAATCGGAGTCGGACAGCGACAGCCTCgcggagcgggagcgggagctggAGCGCGTGCTCGCCGACGTGCCCTTCGGGGAGCTGCAGCGCGCGCGCGCCGACGGGTCGCTCGCCGCTCGGGGAGGTTCTGCTGCCGCGGCCGCGCAGAAGAAGGCTCGCAGGGAGAGCAGGAAGAG GCCCATGGAGATCAGCACAAATGTGCGTCCGCCGAGGTTGAGGGAGGTGATCCAGGTTCCCAAGAAG GTTGTAAGGGATCCAAGATTCGAACCTGTATATGGAGATGTTGACAAAGAAGG TTTCAGGAAAAGATACAATTTCTTATTCGACAAGGAACTCCCTGCAGAAAAAGAG AAACTCCAAAAGTCGATGAAGAAATTGAAGGACCCTAATGCCATTGAAGAAGTGAAGAGTCAGATCACCTGGATT GATAAGCAGTTGAGGTCTAATCCTCAGAAGAACGTTGAATCAGAAATTCTGCGTGGGCATATTAAGAAAGAGAGGGAAGCTGCCAAGGCCGGAAAACAGCCGTATTATCTGAAGAAAT CTGAAATTCGACAAAGGAAGTTGATGGATAAGTACAATGAGCTCAAG GAGATGGGAAAGCTTGACGCCTTTATTGAGAAGCGAAGGAAGAAGAATGCCTCCAAAGATCATCGCTACATGCCATACAGAAGGGATGGGGGTGGTGCATAA